The segment CCCTTGGGTCTTAGAGAGAGAGGCACTAGGACAgggcctctgagtgctggggcaTATGACTGCCCTGACTGCCAAGTAGACCGCCAAATTTGACTTTTGTGTATTGTGTGGCGGGGTGCGGATACAGGTGAGAAAGGGGGTCCTACTTAAGGGGCTTGTTGAAGGACCTTGCTGTTTTCTGGACTGTACACAGGGCCCTCTGTCCTACCCACTACTCTGTCCATCTGTATCTCTGTCCCTGCCCTCTCAGGTAATTCTAAACACGAAATTCAGGAGATCTGGGCTAGAGGTCAGCATTATCTGCCCTCCTTAAATGCATACAAAGCAGTATGGGTGTCTGGTCTGGATACGTCTGTTCTCTGTGCCCATAGGGGGCCCGGGAGGAGGGTTGGACTCCCCTAGTTAcgtgtgagcagccatgtgggtgctgggaaggaaacaagagcagcgagtgctttggaactcactctgtagaccaggctgtcctcaaactcagagattccacctgcctttgcctcccgggtgctgcgattaaaggcgtgagccaccacccTCTAGCTTAGCTGTCCTCCTGAACTGTGGCAGTCACAGTCAGTGGTAGCCGGTAAGCCCCTGTGCAGAGCTGTGAAGCCTGCAGCAGAGAAAACTGCCGTGCTTGGTTGTTCAGGCACACGTTCCTGAGCAACTGCCAGAACAGCTCTGCTGTGGGCTCTAGATCTCTCccaccctctcttctctcttcgtTCTTTTGTGGTCCTGGGGACTGAGACTAGGGTCTCATGCTTGGCAAGCTCTCCGCAGCCCTCCATTCACTTGTATACATGCACAAGGACAGTGTTAGGTGTCGTCTGACACTCCTTTGATCCCCTTGACAGAGTCTCATTGAACAGAACTAGGCTGGCACCCAGCAACCTCCAGTAATCCTGTCTCCACATCATGCTACAGATTCGAATTCAGGGTCTCTTGCTTATATAGCAAATGctcctctaaccactgagccacctccccagttcTTCCACTAGACAGGGAATCTCTTAGGAAGTTTCtagggctggccttgagcttgtaATCCTGCCATGGTCTTCCAAGCAGCTCGGATGACAGGCCTATGTCTCCACAGCCATCCAGCTCATTCAGTTGAAATCATTGAGATTCAGGAAGGGCATTAACATGTCCCAAAGTCACCCAAGTGAGAAAATAATGGTGCTACATTCAGATAGACAGGCAGGGCtgatgaaatggctcagtggctaccAAGTTTAATGCCTAGCACCCATACCTGGCTTTAACTACAAAGCCAGGGGGATCCAGTGCTCTTGCTTCCTTGGGCActtgcacacaaatacacatagatTAAAAGCAGATCTGTATGCCAGGGGCATgcatttgatcccagcactcaggaggcagaagcagaggcagggaagtctttgtgaggccagcctggtctacagagtgagttccaagacagccagggctacacagagaaacccttcctCAAAAACAAGTAAATGAAAGCAGACATGAGTGTACCCGAGATCCCCACagcttgagagactgaggcaggattgctacaagttcaagaccagcctgggtttaCCTGGTGAGCCAGGCACAGTGAGGTCATCTCAAAAAGATTCCATTGAAAGCACATTCGGAAAGGAGCtagcctgcccccccccccccttcccattTGATAGGCACCCATGATGCTGGCCCAGTGAGGGTGAGCACCTGCCCTCCCCGCTCCTTGGGGCTCTAGTGCTGAGGAGAAGCAGGGCCAGGCAGGGACGCAGCTCCGCTCTTCACTTAGCTCCGTCTGCACTGAGAACCTAGGATCAGAGCCTCCCAATCCACAAGAGCTGCAGCCCTCCCTCTGCAttctgggaagggagagaaagggagttgGTCTCTTGCCAGGCAAGTGGGCGACAGTGCCATGGAGGAAGACAACGGCCACTCTGTGGTGACCTAAAGAGCAGCAGTCGGAGCTCAACGTGGCTGCTGGGCCTTCACAGCTTGTGTGTTTTCCATAGCCAAGACTACAgtgagagaccccgtctcaaaaagcccaaataagtaataaaaagtaaaattgtaaGCTGTGCTGCCAGGCTGGTGGGCAATGTCAGTCCCTTCAGCTTCCCTGAAGCCCATTTACCTCGCCCAGGAACAGGGCTGGACTGAGCCTTCAGGTCACAGGCTCAGGCTATAGTCCCTGCCTCGTCTCCCTGAATCCTCCTCACCAGACATGGAGATTTTGATTGTCCTGGGCACTTGGCTGCCCGAATGGTGCTTttatctagcttttttttttttcttacttgcaTGTAACGGtggtagtgtgtatgtatgtgtgcatgttcacatgtgaatgggtacatgtgcacacatttgtatgtatggAGGCCCCCGGGTGACATGGGAAGTCTTCCTTGATCACTCCCCCATTATCCCCCCATATGTGGGCTATATGGGCCAGAGCTCTGGTCCCAAGACTGTCATGGCCAGCACTTtgcccagtgagccatctcccttgTTCTGACAGAGTCTTATTATCTAGCCTCGGCTGGCCTCAGACTGGAGCAACACTCCTGCCCAGCTTCTTGAatgatgggattacaggtgtgcatcactaCTTCCCGAACAAATTAATTGAGGGAAAGGTTAGGATCTCCCTGTAGCCCTAACTGGTCTGAAACTAGGCGAGTAAGTAAGGCTGGTTTTGAACATGCAGCAGCTCAGCCTCTGCCTTTGATTGCCTCCGAATAATCCTTTCTAGGGATAAAAGCCAAAGTGAAAGTCTTCAGACAAGTTGGGAGCCTAGTGACAGCTAATACAGTAGCCCGGTTAGGAATTGAACTAGGCTGGCTCCTGCTGCTCTGCTGTGTGAGACATAGTTCAGAGAGCCAACCTGTTCTGTCAGGATAAAGGACCAAccaatcctcccaccaaagcctcccaactgctggggttacagtgccaCCCCTTGCCCAAGACTGACATTTCTGTTGCCTTCCAAAGAAGCAGGACGTtcacacacacaactttaattTGTACATATGTCTTAGTTCTCAATAAAGGTTATCTTAGGGGAGGGTACAGTAGCAATGTGGTGTCCATGGTTTTTTGTGCCAACATATGGCTCCAAATGAGCCTCATTGATCTATGGCAGACTACCTCACACACACCCTAGTCATCTCCCTTTCTAGCCTAGCCTCCCACCCCATAAAGAAGCTTAATTTACTAGAGTCTCCACTCCAGAAGGCAAAGCCCTGAAGTGTTGAGTGCGGGGTCAGCTAGGAGACACATCTTTCTGGGAACCCTGGGGAAACACAGCACCCAGTACTGATAAAggaggcctctgtgtgtgtgtgtgtgtgtgtctgtgtgtccatccaTCCACAGGTGGACCAGTCACAATGAGGCTTCATCCCCAACCCTCTCTGGGAGGTGGGAAGATCTGGCTACCTCCACTGACCACAGGATCCTCTTGCTTGGCTGCCAGCTCTCACCACCTACAGCTCCAGGTCCTGCTGCTCATCTCTCACAGCCTGGCACAGGCAGAGCCTCCCACACCACAGAGCCTTTTGACTTTTGATTGCTCTCCTTTTGTCTTGACTGTCTCCTTTGATCCCTCTCCTGGGACCCCTCAGCAAatccttcccacctctctgtgGCCTCCATTCTGGTCCAGCCACCTGCATTCCTCTCACTGGGCTCCCAACTCACTGCCCCTAGTCCCTAGAACAGAGAGCCATGGAAACAGCCCAGGAGACACTGCTGCTAAAATCtgtgtgggactggagagatggagttGTGTTCACTTCATCTACATAAAGGCTGACAAGCATTCGGTCCCAGAGATCTTCTGTCCTCTGGCATATGCAAACACTGTATGCATGTGGTATCCATCCGTACACACAGGCAAAGCAATTGTACAcgtaaaagtaaaaataaaatcttcagtGAGCCTGCGGTGAAATTCCAGTTTCTGCACCCCCTGCCCACTCCTTCCCCATCTGCAGGCCCTGGCTTTTTCCAGTGGGACCATGGAAGTCTTTCTCcattcttcctgttcccaggacCTTTTCCTGTGCTGTTCCGTCTGCCTGGAATCTTATCCTCCAACTCTTCAAGCTGTCTCCACTCTCCCAAACATGTCCCATCATGTCTTCGCAAGTGGCCTCCCAGTCGGTTGTCCTAGACACCAAAATTCTTTTCATAAACGATTTCCCAACAGATCTGTACACATGGGGACTTTGTCTTCCAGTTCCTTAAGGGGGCTGGTAAAGTAGGCTCTCAATACTTGCTAACTGTACAGACACAGGGGTCCCTTTACCTAGCAGTAACTTTCCAAGACCTCATCTCCAGGCACATGCAGCATCCCAGAGGGCAAGGCATTGCGGATGGCAGCTTCCTGGGGTGCAGAGCTCAAAGGCACCGCCCGGGGGGCCTGCCCCAGGTGCGGACGTGGACACTGTTCCTGAAGGCTGAGACGCAGACGGCGGATCTCCGACTGTACCTGCAACGCGGAGTGCTCAGGGTGTTGCCATTCCCAGCGTGGTCGCCAGGGGGCGCAGACGGGCCAGCCTCTCCTACCTCTTTGTTGATGAAGCAGTAGAGCACACTCACGAGGAAACCCTGCCAGAGGACGAACGAGATCAGATGGCTGCTGTGGACTCATTGTTTCCGGACCCAAAGTACTGTGGCTGTTAGCGCCCTGATCCTAGGTACTGAGGGCACCTACTTACTGGCTCCCAGCTCTCTGTAACGTTCCCCTGACCCCCAAAGGCTGAGAACAGGCGCTGGAAATTGAACGTCCTGAGTGTAGAAAGCAATTCGCTGCTTTCCACACTTGAGGCACGAAGTCTAACCACTCTGTGCCTCCCTTTCCTCGTCTGGAAAAATGAAGGCGGTGGTTGGGAGAATTGCAGTATTATTGTGTAAAAAGAGTgcttagggggctggggatttagctcagtggtagagcgcttacctaggaagcgcaaggccctgggttcggtccccagctccgaaaaaaagaacccaaaaaaaaaaaaaaaaaaaaaaaaaagagtgcttagctgtggtggcgcatgcctttgattccagcactctggaggcggAGGAAGACAGTTCTCTATGAGTTGGTGTACACACTTGTACATATAAACTATGTCCATCCAGATCTGCATGGTGAGACTCAGGCTCAACAATAataattagggctggagagacggctcaggggttaagagcactggctgctcttcccagaggttctgagtttaattctcagcaaccacatggtggctcacaaccatctgtaatgggatctgatgccctctgctggtgcgtctgaagacaatgacagtgtactcgtattaaataaataaatctttaaaattaataataactaGTTAAATAATTATGAGGCTTGAGGTTTTCTCAGCATTGGAACACATGCTTAGCCAGCTGGAGAcagattacaggtatgagcttTAGTTGATGAATGGAGTCAACTATGAACATGGACTATTAAGATATTCCCAGAATTTTCTACAATCCCATTAATATTGAATTCAGTCACACATCTCCCCttccaggaaaggaaaaagacaaaattgGCGTTTGGGAAACTAACCCTCCTCTCTCATTTTTCTGTCCCTGTTGCTCAGCTCTTGCCTCTCGCCCCACTTGCTCTGAAGTTGCAGATACCCTCACCGCCCTCCATCACACTAGCTGCCCTCTGGCCTCAGGGACCCTCATTCTGGAACATTCCCCCACTTGTGTGACTGGCTGTTTACATAGGGTGTTTCCTCTGTCTCTCACAGAGTAGGGGCCGACCATTTGGCTCCTGGTTGTTGCGAGGTGTCCTTGTTTCCTTTAATGAACGCACAGTCTCACGGGGAACCCTGGTGCTATCCCCACTTTAGAGAGAAGACTCAGTTGGGTCCCGCAGGGTAGGCACTAGGAAAGGCAAGCACCGTCAGCATTGGTTGGCCTCCTCACATTTTGGAATTTCCTACGTCCTTAAATTCTGCACCTTGCGGGTAAAGGAAACCAGGAAGCTGGGAAGTACCAGCTCAGTTCATCCCACAGCACTTCCTCCTCGCCTGGAGGCAGTGCTGGGGAAGGCTGTGTGGTCCTCTACCACTATCCCCACCACTCTGCTCCTCACCCCCACAACTCAGAACAGTCTTAGGTAGTTTCCGCCCTGCGCATGCGTGATATAATCCCTGGGTGCACTCCAGTCAGTAGAGGCTGCTCCAGGGAATGATGATATCGCTGTGTCCGGATGGAGAGAAAAGTCTAAACTAGGAGGGTGGAGCCCCTGCACCCAGTCTGAGCACCTGGAAGGAACTTAAGAAGATTTCAAAGGCCAGTTTGGCAAAGCGCAGGGAGCCTTCAGCCTGTTCCTCGGTCACGGGAGCAAATACCACCTCGTGGACACCCAGCAGGGGCATCAGTGTCAGCGTGGAGCGAGCCAGCCTGGAAAGAGACGTTATCAGTGGTCCGCACGTCCCCTATTCCGGCCCTATCTGCTTCCCACATTGGGTCCTCAGCCTGCCCACACCTTAGTCGGTAGTCGGGACAGCGCATCTGTCGAGTCCTCAGCTTTGAAACAAGGATGCCAAGGATGCGGATAAAGATGAGGAAATTGATCTGTGAGGAGAGAGAAACTGAGCCAGAAGCCATTCAGTTCTGGGGTGGGACAGGGGGTTGGCGCTGTTCCACTTCCCCAGAATGAGGAATCCCTGAGCATAGCCTGGAGGAAGCGAGACTGGCCCTACCAAGATGGTTATTAGGATGGGGGTGCGAATGATCCACCAAATGGCTTTGACTTCGTTGCGCTCCCAGCACCTAGAGGAAGCAGGGTAGAACTGAGACGCGAAATGTCCCCACAAACCCCCAGTCACCCCTAATCAGGCAGAGTCCCTCACCAGCCCTGCCCACCCTCTCTAAGCCCCACCTACATTCATTTAAGTCCCACCCCATCCTGCTTTTCAGAAAGCCTCCTAATCCTCCCACTTTCCCAGCCCATCGTCCCTTTATACCCCACCCACATTCTCCACACCTTCACTTTTCCACCCTTCCCCGCCCCGCGTCCCACATAGCTCCGCCCTCAGCCCGGGCCCCGCCCTCCAGACCCTGCAACTCACTGCGTGTTCTCGTACAGGTACCTGACGATCACCCAGGGGATGACGAAAAGCGCGGGGGCCCCTGTGCAGACCCCgatccccgccccccaccccgccGCAGCTGTCAGCGTGCACACGAGCCCCTTCCAGGCCCAAGACCCGCGGAATTCCTCAGCAAGGGCTTGGGAAGGAAGGAAACGTGGATGGGCTGGGAAGTGGGAAGTGGGGGAGCGGAAATTCGCTGGGCTGGGCGGAGGGGTGGGGTTGAGGGGTGTCACAGAGTCAGGGCTCACCCCAGCCAAGAAGCAGGTAGCAGCGGAAGTGGCCCTTTTCTGAGCGTCTCACAACCACCAGCAGATGGTGCAGATACACACCCTCCACCAGCAGCCAGGTGTAATTGGCTCCCACACAGTACTGGGTCAAGATCTGGGCTGTGCGGCAGGCAGCTAGGGCCTATGAAGCCATCAGACAAGGGTagtctctttgttttattatttatatgtattccTTCGTGTATGTGGTAGTAAggcttgaacccaggacttcctaCTTTTTAGGCAtggtctctaccactgagccacgcccccagcccctcactggggattc is part of the Rattus norvegicus strain BN/NHsdMcwi chromosome 1, GRCr8, whole genome shotgun sequence genome and harbors:
- the Gipr gene encoding gastric inhibitory polypeptide receptor precursor; protein product: MPLRLLLLLLWLWGLSLQRAETDSEGQTTGELYQRWERYGWECQNTLEATEPPSGLACNGSFDMYACWNYTAANTTARVSCPWYLPWYRQVAAGFVFRQCGSDGQWGSWRDHTQCENPEKNGAFQDQKLILERLQVVYTVGYSLSLATLLLALLILSLFRRLHCTRNYIHMNLFTSFMLRAGAILTRDQLLPPLGPYTGNQTPTLWNQALAACRTAQILTQYCVGANYTWLLVEGVYLHHLLVVVRRSEKGHFRCYLLLGWGAPALFVIPWVIVRYLYENTQCWERNEVKAIWWIIRTPILITILINFLIFIRILGILVSKLRTRQMRCPDYRLRLARSTLTLMPLLGVHEVVFAPVTEEQAEGSLRFAKLAFEIFLSSFQGFLVSVLYCFINKEVQSEIRRLRLSLQEQCPRPHLGQAPRAVPLSSAPQEAAIRNALPSGMLHVPGDEVLESYC